In a genomic window of Quercus lobata isolate SW786 chromosome 4, ValleyOak3.0 Primary Assembly, whole genome shotgun sequence:
- the LOC115988082 gene encoding squamosa promoter-binding-like protein 7 isoform X1: MEIGGNMFGQSNGNRGQNGNNNASLGWDIWELSTSRLDWNTNSNNTFYNTTTTTAAVSTAADDTSITAGSPTTTRNDASASHALLFSDHNDSLGLLHHHFHYQHQNHHHNQQPLYAGDGSHLHPDPHLMCLKLGKRHYFEQDTANPLGDRHVSLPIPSSSSSSSIGKRGKPYYSGGVVTVTSSSAATSSSSCSTLPATVPRCQVDGCHVALINAKDYHRRHKVCEMHSKAPKVVVLGLDQRFCQQCSRFHAVSEFDESKRSCRRRLAGHNERRRKSSHDSAATKNSTQGEKFPYFSSSPTGCALSLLSSKTDSWVSPPDLSTRSSAALRELIAEHRAAILSRQLVFDRDWHTQHHAMEELGDAQQPRSNSPIPHQYQMFPEPHSWDRFHESDTHVTLDLMQASSSAFGLLSMRGKNKDDEECSDLWNSFHGAHVI, from the exons atggaGATTGGCGGGAACATGTTTGGGCAGAGCAACGGTAACAGGGGGCAAAATGGTAATAATAATGCCAGTCTAGGCTGGGATATCTGGGAGCTTAGTACTTCAAGGTTAGATTGGAATACTAATAGTAACAACACATTttacaacaccaccaccaccaccgcagCCGTATCCACCGCCGCAGACGACACTTCCATCACGGCGGGGAGTCCCACCACCACTCGTAATGATGCAAGTGCATCCCACGCGCTTCTTTTCTCCGACCACAATGATAGTCTAGGTTTACTCCACCACCACTTTCACTACCAACACCAAAATCACCACCACAACCAACAGCCTCTCTACGCCGGGGATGGGTCCCACCTCCACCCGGACCCACACCTCATGTGCTTAAAGCTCGGCAAGCGACACTACTTCGAGCAGGACACTGCAAACCCTCTGGGTGATCGACACGTGTCTCTGCCAatcccatcatcatcatcgtcatcatctaTAGGCAAGAGAGGCAAACCCTACTACAGCGGTGGTGTTGTTACTGTTACTTCTTCCTCCGCCGCCACGTCATCGTCGTCATGTTCGACGTTGCCGGCGACAGTTCCGAGGTGCCAGGTTGACGGGTGCCACGTGGCACTCATAAACGCCAAGGACTATCACCGGAGACACAAGGTGTGTGAAATGCACTCAAAGGCTCCAAAAGTGGTGGTTCTAGGGTTAGACCAGCGTTTCTGTCAGCAGTGTAGCAG GTTTCATGCAGTGTCAGAATTCGATGAGTCGAAGAGGAGCTGCAGGAGGAGATTAGCAGGGCACAACGAGCGAAGAAGGAAGAGCAGTCATGATTCTGCTGCTACCAAGAATTCTACTCAAG GTGAGAAATTTCCATACTTTTCATCATCACCGACAGGAtgtgctctctctcttctgtcATCAAAGACCGATTCTTGGGTATCTCCTCCTGATCTCTCCACAAGATCCAGTGCAGCACTGCGTGAATTGATAGCAGAACACCGTGCAGCCATCCTATCTCGGCAGCTTGTTTTTGATAGAGACTGGCACACACAACACCATGCAATGGAGGAACTAGGAGATGCCCAACAACCAAGGTCCAATTCTCCTATACCCCATCAGTACCAAATGTTTCCTGAGCCACATAGTTGGGACAGGTTCCATGAAAGTGACACACATGTTACCTTAGACCTCATGCAGGCTTCTAGCTCAGCATTCGGATTATTGTCTATGAGGGGTAAAAATAAAGATGATGAAGAATGTTCTGACTTGTGGAACTCCTTTCATGGAGCTCATgtaatctga
- the LOC115988082 gene encoding squamosa promoter-binding-like protein 7 isoform X2, which translates to MEIGGNMFGQSNGNRGQNGNNNASLGWDIWELSTSRLDWNTNSNNTFYNTTTTTAAVSTAADDTSITAGSPTTTRNDASASHALLFSDHNDSLGLLHHHFHYQHQNHHHNQQPLYAGDGSHLHPDPHLMCLKLGKRHYFEQDTANPLGDRHVSLPIPSSSSSSSIGKRGKPYYSGGVVTVTSSSAATSSSSCSTLPATVPRCQVDGCHVALINAKDYHRRHKVCEMHSKAPKVVVLGLDQRFCQQCSRFHAVSEFDESKRSCRRRLAGHNERRRKSSHDSAATKNSTQGCALSLLSSKTDSWVSPPDLSTRSSAALRELIAEHRAAILSRQLVFDRDWHTQHHAMEELGDAQQPRSNSPIPHQYQMFPEPHSWDRFHESDTHVTLDLMQASSSAFGLLSMRGKNKDDEECSDLWNSFHGAHVI; encoded by the exons atggaGATTGGCGGGAACATGTTTGGGCAGAGCAACGGTAACAGGGGGCAAAATGGTAATAATAATGCCAGTCTAGGCTGGGATATCTGGGAGCTTAGTACTTCAAGGTTAGATTGGAATACTAATAGTAACAACACATTttacaacaccaccaccaccaccgcagCCGTATCCACCGCCGCAGACGACACTTCCATCACGGCGGGGAGTCCCACCACCACTCGTAATGATGCAAGTGCATCCCACGCGCTTCTTTTCTCCGACCACAATGATAGTCTAGGTTTACTCCACCACCACTTTCACTACCAACACCAAAATCACCACCACAACCAACAGCCTCTCTACGCCGGGGATGGGTCCCACCTCCACCCGGACCCACACCTCATGTGCTTAAAGCTCGGCAAGCGACACTACTTCGAGCAGGACACTGCAAACCCTCTGGGTGATCGACACGTGTCTCTGCCAatcccatcatcatcatcgtcatcatctaTAGGCAAGAGAGGCAAACCCTACTACAGCGGTGGTGTTGTTACTGTTACTTCTTCCTCCGCCGCCACGTCATCGTCGTCATGTTCGACGTTGCCGGCGACAGTTCCGAGGTGCCAGGTTGACGGGTGCCACGTGGCACTCATAAACGCCAAGGACTATCACCGGAGACACAAGGTGTGTGAAATGCACTCAAAGGCTCCAAAAGTGGTGGTTCTAGGGTTAGACCAGCGTTTCTGTCAGCAGTGTAGCAG GTTTCATGCAGTGTCAGAATTCGATGAGTCGAAGAGGAGCTGCAGGAGGAGATTAGCAGGGCACAACGAGCGAAGAAGGAAGAGCAGTCATGATTCTGCTGCTACCAAGAATTCTACTCAAG GAtgtgctctctctcttctgtcATCAAAGACCGATTCTTGGGTATCTCCTCCTGATCTCTCCACAAGATCCAGTGCAGCACTGCGTGAATTGATAGCAGAACACCGTGCAGCCATCCTATCTCGGCAGCTTGTTTTTGATAGAGACTGGCACACACAACACCATGCAATGGAGGAACTAGGAGATGCCCAACAACCAAGGTCCAATTCTCCTATACCCCATCAGTACCAAATGTTTCCTGAGCCACATAGTTGGGACAGGTTCCATGAAAGTGACACACATGTTACCTTAGACCTCATGCAGGCTTCTAGCTCAGCATTCGGATTATTGTCTATGAGGGGTAAAAATAAAGATGATGAAGAATGTTCTGACTTGTGGAACTCCTTTCATGGAGCTCATgtaatctga
- the LOC115984279 gene encoding uncharacterized abhydrolase domain-containing protein DDB_G0269086-like, whose amino-acid sequence MVSRKVLSVERFVPGARQSNQPPPPEGRGQVPQPSPPPQAGRARKKQKVTDQPSTCPGEVAAQTPPRPTGGIVIREPPTEAGTGGASSSQVAPAWEPKILLDGKPLPSTACIRMWDKGEGGRIAQSLAEALQLPEDVHAFEDGSEESVGRRLEWHAIAAAQMAHIVAARARELAEESEREKEAREAAVKTAKEKLKAAESAEKKAAVAEKNRSLAEKRCAELLTQQNETELKLAQAISLNTSNAEEIADLRAGLAAAEQKWYDVGFADAENSVEPVVARARNMGFEAGWFAALQAMGVPEDSHLRDPGQIPFPSPAPAAQGTPVAIDEEETASMRELVEQIDAHAEPEEMEVTSIPTVQELLGEAPPFSLAGQQEVIPPNQPPR is encoded by the exons ATGGTATCTAGAAAAGTGCTGTCGGTAGAACGGTTTGTGCCCGGTGCCCGACAATCCAATCAGCCCCCTCCTCCAGAGGGCCGGGGTCAAGTGCCGCAGCCTTCACCCCCACCGCAGGCCGGACGTGCCCGGAAGAAGCAAAAGGTCACCGATCAACCTTCCACTTGCCCGGGCGAGGTCGCTGCCCAGACTCCTCCCCGTCCAACAGGTGGTATTGTTATCCGTGAGCCGCCGACTGAAGCCGGCACGGGGGGcgcgtcctcctcccaagtggctCCTGCGTGGGAGCCGAAGATCCTTCTGGACGGCAAACCATTGCCGTCAACCGCCTGCATTCGGATGTGGGATAAAGGCGagggcggccgtattgcccaatCTTTGGCCGAAGCTCTCCAACTTCCCGAGGATGTGCATGCTTTCGAGGATGGATCCGAGGAGTCCGTagggcgccggttagagtggcacgccattgcg GCTGCTCAAATGGCCCACATTGTGGCTGCTCGGGCACGGGAGCTTGCTGAGGAGAGCGAGCGCGAGAAGGAGGCGCGCGAGGCGGCGGTGAAAACGGCTAAGGAAAAACTGAAGGCCGCCGAGTCTGCTGAGAAAAAGGCTGCAGTTGCCGAGAAGAACCGGTCCCTTGCCGAGAAAAGGTGTGCGGAGCTCCTAACCcagcagaatgagacggagCTTAAGCTAGCCCAAGCTATCAGCCTTAACACCTCCAATGCCGAGGAGATAGCTGACCTTAGGGCAGGCTTGGCAGCCGCGGAGCAGAAATGGTATGATGTCGGCTTTGCTGATGCCGAAAACTCTGTAGAGCCGGTGGTTGCTCGGGCTAGGAATATGGgctttgaggccgggtggtttgccgcCCTTCAGGCAATGGGTGTTCCTGAGGATTCGcatctgagagaccccggccaaatcCCATTCCCGAGCCCCGCCCCTGCTGCTCAGGGTACCCCGGTGGCGATTGACGAGGAAGAGACAgccagtatgagggagctggttgagCAAATCGATGCTCACGCCGAGCCTGAGGAAATGGAAGTCACCAGtatcccgactgtgcaggagcttctcggtGAGGCCCCGCCTTTTTCTTTGGCCGGCCAGCAGGAAGTGATACCGCCGAACCAACCTCCCCGctaa